In one window of Chryseobacterium phocaeense DNA:
- a CDS encoding DUF3817 domain-containing protein produces MMHLFKTKIGRLRILAILEGISLLTLVFIAVPMKYGFGNPALVKMMGPIHGTLFLLFLFNTLSVGVEQKWKFRETTWKVLLACVIPFGTFYIDYKILKRL; encoded by the coding sequence ATGATGCATTTATTTAAAACAAAAATCGGACGCCTGAGAATTCTGGCTATTTTGGAAGGAATCTCCTTATTAACTCTTGTTTTCATTGCAGTTCCCATGAAGTATGGGTTTGGAAATCCTGCCCTTGTGAAAATGATGGGCCCCATTCACGGAACCCTATTTCTGCTGTTTCTTTTTAATACATTAAGTGTAGGAGTTGAGCAAAAGTGGAAATTCCGGGAAACCACCTGGAAAGTCTTGCTGGCCTGTGTTATTCCTTTCGGGACCTTTTATATTGATTATAAAATTTTAAAAAGGCTATGA
- a CDS encoding MFS transporter yields the protein MNYQKEIQINTKSAGKSKGLPAALWALTISAFGIGTTEFVIVGLLPTVAGDLGISIPSAGLLVSLYAIGVAIGAPVLTALTGKIPRKTLLISIMMLFVIGNGLASIAPGFFTLVMARILTGFAHGVYFSIGSTIAASLVPEEKRATAISIMFAGLTLAIVTGVPLGTFIGQHFGWRATFIGVSILGIIGLLASMFLVPNNLKSDQTASLKSLPKVLGNRRMIFAFLMTAMGYGGTFVVFTYLSPILQEITGFQESTVTFILLIYGIAIALGNLLGGKTANKNPLQALLWMFGAQGLVLLAFYFTAGSQILSIITLFLLGGLSFASVPGLQLLVVQIAEKELPGTEDVASGINIAAFNIGIAVGSYTGGIVVTSSLGLASTPWIGALFLLATVVITVYSIRLHKNQK from the coding sequence ATGAATTATCAAAAAGAAATACAGATCAATACAAAGTCGGCAGGAAAAAGCAAAGGTCTTCCGGCTGCTTTGTGGGCACTCACCATCAGTGCATTTGGAATCGGAACCACGGAATTCGTTATTGTAGGGCTTCTTCCTACGGTAGCCGGAGATCTCGGCATCAGCATTCCTTCAGCAGGGCTTCTGGTAAGCTTATATGCTATCGGAGTAGCCATTGGAGCTCCTGTTCTGACGGCATTAACCGGGAAAATACCACGTAAAACCTTGCTGATCTCCATTATGATGCTTTTCGTGATCGGAAACGGGCTGGCTTCCATCGCACCGGGATTTTTCACTTTGGTCATGGCCAGAATTCTGACAGGATTTGCGCATGGGGTTTATTTTTCCATCGGTTCTACGATTGCTGCATCACTGGTGCCGGAAGAGAAAAGGGCAACTGCCATTTCAATTATGTTTGCAGGGCTTACCCTCGCTATCGTGACGGGAGTTCCGCTGGGAACCTTTATTGGTCAGCATTTCGGATGGAGAGCCACTTTTATTGGGGTGTCAATTCTCGGAATCATTGGATTACTGGCGAGTATGTTCCTGGTTCCCAATAACCTGAAAAGTGATCAGACCGCTTCTTTGAAAAGCCTTCCCAAAGTATTAGGAAACAGACGGATGATTTTTGCGTTTTTAATGACGGCAATGGGGTATGGGGGAACATTTGTTGTTTTCACGTATTTATCGCCTATTTTACAGGAAATCACAGGCTTTCAGGAGTCTACGGTTACGTTTATTCTGCTTATTTACGGGATTGCCATTGCATTAGGAAACCTTTTAGGCGGAAAAACAGCCAATAAAAACCCTTTACAAGCACTTCTCTGGATGTTCGGGGCTCAGGGATTGGTATTGCTGGCGTTTTATTTCACAGCCGGCAGCCAGATTTTAAGTATTATCACCTTATTTCTTTTGGGAGGTCTGTCATTTGCAAGTGTACCAGGACTTCAGCTTTTGGTCGTTCAGATTGCGGAAAAAGAGCTTCCGGGAACAGAAGATGTAGCGTCAGGAATTAATATCGCGGCTTTCAATATCGGGATTGCGGTGGGTTCATACACAGGCGGTATTGTGGTTACTTCTTCACTGGGACTGGCAAGTACGCCATGGATCGGGGCTTTATTTTTACTGGCAACCGTAGTGATTACCGTGTACAGCATCCGTCTTCACAAAAATCAAAAATAA
- the pdeM gene encoding ligase-associated DNA damage response endonuclease PdeM produces MNIAEKNISLNNEIFTLTNQRAAFWKKEKALILSDLHIGKTAHFRKNGIAVASYIMKSDLERLSVLIAYFQPEKFIVVGDLLHAGDNSDVDEFCSWRNQYPDLDFILIKGNHDRLSAALEKKLCLNVKRDSLTIDGFTFIHDFDTTRSEFQITGHIHPGIVLNSSVKSIRLPCFVQTKNQLLLPAFSEFTGLDTRNIPKGGKFFVFTDSEIHEI; encoded by the coding sequence TTGAACATCGCCGAAAAAAATATCAGCCTTAACAACGAAATATTCACATTAACCAATCAGCGGGCCGCGTTCTGGAAAAAAGAGAAAGCATTGATTCTTTCTGATCTGCATATCGGGAAAACAGCCCATTTCCGTAAAAACGGGATTGCAGTGGCCAGTTATATTATGAAAAGTGATCTGGAACGGCTTTCCGTTCTTATTGCTTATTTTCAGCCGGAAAAATTTATCGTCGTTGGAGATCTGCTTCATGCCGGCGATAATTCTGATGTGGATGAATTCTGCAGCTGGAGAAACCAATATCCTGATCTGGATTTTATCCTTATCAAAGGAAACCATGACCGTTTGTCTGCTGCACTGGAAAAAAAATTATGTTTGAATGTTAAGAGAGATTCCCTTACCATTGATGGTTTTACATTCATTCATGATTTTGATACAACGCGGTCTGAATTTCAGATTACAGGACACATCCATCCGGGTATTGTATTGAATTCCTCGGTAAAAAGTATCAGACTGCCATGTTTTGTTCAAACAAAAAATCAACTTTTACTACCTGCCTTCAGTGAATTTACAGGATTGGATACGCGGAATATTCCCAAAGGCGGAAAATTTTTCGTGTTTACGGATTCTGAGATTCATGAGATATGA
- a CDS encoding ligase-associated DNA damage response DEXH box helicase: MKAFENTNGFRVIQQWMADKGISPFKFQIDTWQKFGNGYSGMVVAPTGFGKTFSVFLALVSDFMNHPENYKKGLKMVWITPLRSLSKDIAKAMQEAVDEIGLDWSIGVRNGDTEQKVKQQQIRNMPEILVVTPESLHLLLGQKNHVRFFQDTKCVAVDEWHELLGSKRGVMVELAISQLRKYVPKIKIWGITATIGNLEEAMDVLIPYEIKKTKITAKEQKKIDIIPVIPNEVEILPWAGHLGAKLADKIVPIILNSKSTIVFTNTRSQSEMWYQLLLDVYPDFAGQIAIHHSSIDAHLRIWIEENLSSGKLKAVVSTSSLDLGIDFKPVDTVIQVGSAKGVARFLQRAGRSGHSPFETSKIYCVPTHSLELIEVAALKEAVKQKVIEPREPQVLCFDVLVQFLMTLAVGDGFYPEETFERIKKTFAFQEMTDQEWKSILDFLTIGGSVLKSYEEFHKIVIMEDGLYKVTSRKIAMLHRMNMGVIVSDAMLKVKFISGGYIGMVEEYFISKLKKEEKFILAGRTLEVAMIKDMTVFVRAAKGKAIAPSYLGGRLPLSSNLGHFLREKLSHALNPKASEKELKFLHPLLANQEKNSHIPKEDEFLVELIKNREGYHLFMYPFEGRLVHEVMAALIAYRISKLAPISFSMAMNDYGFELFSDKEIPLNEENLHKILTRKNLMNDVIASINSAEMARRKFRDIAVISGMVIQNYAGKQRSNKSLQSSAGLIFKVLEDYDQDHFLVRQAYTEVFNMQLQEQRLVEAFKRIERSKIILKYSHTFTPLSFPIKVDSLRQTLSSESLDARIRKMVEQAGRRV, encoded by the coding sequence TTGAAAGCATTTGAAAATACCAACGGATTCAGGGTCATTCAGCAGTGGATGGCCGATAAAGGTATTTCCCCATTCAAATTTCAGATCGATACCTGGCAGAAATTCGGAAACGGATACAGCGGAATGGTCGTTGCGCCAACAGGTTTCGGAAAAACATTTTCTGTATTCCTTGCTTTGGTCTCAGACTTTATGAACCATCCTGAAAACTATAAAAAAGGACTGAAGATGGTCTGGATCACTCCCCTTCGGTCACTGTCCAAGGATATTGCAAAGGCTATGCAGGAAGCGGTGGATGAAATCGGCCTCGACTGGTCTATTGGCGTCAGAAACGGAGATACAGAACAAAAAGTAAAACAGCAGCAGATCCGGAATATGCCGGAAATACTGGTCGTTACTCCAGAAAGTCTTCACTTGCTTTTAGGCCAGAAAAACCACGTCCGTTTTTTCCAGGATACAAAATGTGTTGCTGTGGATGAATGGCATGAATTGCTGGGCTCAAAACGTGGCGTTATGGTTGAACTTGCCATTTCACAGTTAAGAAAATATGTTCCCAAAATAAAAATATGGGGAATTACGGCTACTATTGGAAATCTGGAAGAAGCTATGGATGTTTTAATTCCCTATGAAATTAAAAAAACGAAAATTACAGCCAAAGAGCAAAAGAAGATAGACATTATTCCGGTCATCCCCAACGAGGTTGAAATTCTTCCCTGGGCAGGCCATTTAGGAGCAAAATTAGCCGATAAGATTGTGCCTATTATTCTTAATTCGAAATCTACCATTGTGTTCACCAACACCCGGAGCCAGAGTGAAATGTGGTATCAGCTTCTGCTGGATGTTTATCCCGATTTTGCAGGACAAATTGCTATCCACCACAGCTCTATTGATGCTCATCTCCGGATCTGGATTGAGGAAAATTTAAGTTCCGGTAAGCTGAAAGCGGTAGTTTCTACCTCTTCCTTAGATCTCGGAATTGATTTTAAACCTGTGGATACCGTTATTCAGGTCGGTTCCGCAAAAGGAGTGGCCAGGTTTCTGCAGCGGGCCGGACGGAGCGGGCACTCCCCTTTTGAAACGTCTAAAATTTACTGTGTTCCCACCCATTCCCTTGAGCTGATCGAAGTGGCTGCTTTGAAAGAAGCGGTGAAACAGAAGGTTATAGAGCCTCGTGAACCGCAGGTTTTATGCTTTGATGTACTCGTTCAGTTTCTCATGACTTTAGCAGTCGGAGATGGATTTTATCCTGAAGAAACATTCGAAAGGATCAAAAAGACATTTGCTTTCCAGGAAATGACAGACCAGGAATGGAAGAGCATCCTTGATTTCCTGACCATCGGCGGGAGTGTATTGAAAAGCTATGAAGAATTCCATAAAATCGTGATCATGGAAGATGGTCTGTACAAAGTAACGTCAAGAAAAATAGCCATGCTTCACCGGATGAATATGGGCGTAATTGTAAGCGATGCCATGCTGAAAGTGAAATTTATTTCCGGAGGCTACATCGGGATGGTGGAAGAGTATTTTATATCAAAGCTAAAGAAAGAAGAAAAATTTATTCTGGCAGGACGAACCCTTGAAGTCGCAATGATCAAGGATATGACCGTATTTGTCCGGGCAGCAAAAGGAAAGGCCATAGCACCGAGCTATTTGGGGGGAAGACTTCCTTTAAGCTCTAATTTAGGCCATTTTTTAAGAGAAAAGCTTTCGCATGCCCTCAATCCGAAAGCGTCAGAAAAAGAACTGAAGTTTTTACATCCATTGCTGGCCAATCAGGAAAAAAACTCCCATATCCCCAAAGAAGATGAATTTCTGGTGGAGCTGATTAAAAACCGGGAAGGCTATCATCTCTTCATGTATCCCTTCGAAGGCCGTCTGGTACACGAAGTGATGGCTGCACTGATCGCTTACCGCATTTCAAAGCTCGCTCCTATCTCCTTTTCCATGGCGATGAATGATTACGGTTTTGAGCTGTTCAGTGATAAAGAAATTCCGTTAAATGAAGAGAATCTCCACAAAATACTTACCCGCAAAAACCTGATGAACGACGTAATTGCCAGCATCAATTCAGCAGAAATGGCAAGACGGAAATTCAGGGATATTGCGGTGATTTCCGGCATGGTCATCCAGAATTATGCGGGAAAACAACGTTCCAACAAATCCTTACAAAGCTCTGCCGGCCTGATCTTTAAAGTCCTCGAAGATTATGACCAGGATCATTTCCTTGTAAGGCAGGCCTATACCGAAGTCTTTAATATGCAGCTTCAGGAGCAGCGCCTGGTGGAAGCCTTTAAAAGAATTGAACGGTCAAAAATCATTTTAAAATATTCCCATACCTTTACCCCTTTGAGTTTCCCGATCAAAGTAGACAGCCTGAGGCAGACGCTTTCCAGTGAAAGCCTGGATGCGAGGATCAGGAAGATGGTGGAACAGGCGGGAAGGAGGGTTTGA
- a CDS encoding cupin domain-containing protein — protein MDKKDFSSKDFHETFARPKYVKPSHLIHKNVENAGVHNQFSTERKHPVFFVDLPSKNVSMTIGGLTPGQQTNRHRHTYETVLYVIEGKGWTEVEDERVYWEAGDAVYIPSWAWHKHQNLSDTEPAKYLACENAPQLQNLGVALREEEGRDL, from the coding sequence ATGGACAAGAAAGATTTCAGTTCAAAAGATTTTCACGAAACATTTGCCAGACCAAAGTATGTGAAACCCAGTCATCTGATTCATAAAAACGTTGAAAATGCCGGTGTTCACAATCAGTTTTCAACAGAAAGAAAGCACCCGGTTTTCTTCGTGGATCTTCCCAGCAAAAATGTAAGCATGACAATCGGAGGACTTACTCCGGGACAACAAACCAACAGACACCGCCACACCTATGAAACCGTATTATACGTGATCGAAGGAAAAGGATGGACAGAAGTAGAAGACGAGAGAGTATACTGGGAAGCTGGAGATGCCGTTTACATTCCTTCATGGGCATGGCACAAGCACCAGAACCTCAGCGATACGGAACCGGCAAAATACCTGGCCTGCGAAAATGCACCGCAGCTGCAGAACCTTGGAGTTGCCCTGAGAGAGGAAGAGGGAAGAGACCTTTAG
- a CDS encoding dihydrodipicolinate synthase family protein, which produces MKNVPFKGIIAYPITPFDQNEKVDIPLFKKLVERLIVSGSHGIAPLGSTGVMPYLSDDEKEAITEASIQQTNGRIPTLVGVSNLTTEKTIHHARFAEKAGADAVMIIPMSYWKLTDDEIVGHYDAVAGKISIPIMAYNNPATSGVDMSPALLKRLLEIPNVTMIKESTGDIQRMHYLRKELGEETAFYNGSNPLALAAFTAGARGWCTAAPNLIPELNVDLYKAVETGDLEKAKDVFYRQFDLLKFIVSKGLPRAVKAGLNILGEDGGNLRSPLKPLTEKETQELKHILTNLN; this is translated from the coding sequence ATGAAAAATGTTCCATTCAAAGGGATAATTGCGTACCCTATTACCCCTTTTGACCAGAATGAAAAAGTAGATATTCCTCTGTTTAAAAAGCTCGTGGAAAGGCTGATTGTTTCAGGAAGCCACGGAATAGCGCCGCTGGGAAGCACAGGTGTGATGCCTTATTTATCAGATGATGAAAAGGAAGCGATCACCGAAGCATCCATCCAGCAGACCAACGGCAGGATTCCGACACTGGTAGGGGTATCCAATCTTACCACGGAAAAAACAATCCACCACGCCCGGTTTGCAGAAAAGGCAGGAGCAGATGCGGTGATGATCATTCCCATGAGCTACTGGAAGCTGACAGATGATGAAATCGTGGGCCATTATGATGCGGTAGCCGGCAAAATTTCAATCCCGATCATGGCTTATAACAATCCGGCAACCAGCGGGGTAGATATGTCGCCGGCCCTTCTGAAAAGGCTTCTTGAAATCCCGAATGTCACTATGATCAAGGAAAGCACGGGAGATATCCAGCGGATGCATTACCTGAGAAAAGAGCTTGGTGAGGAAACCGCTTTCTACAACGGTTCCAACCCTCTGGCATTAGCTGCCTTTACTGCCGGAGCGAGAGGATGGTGTACTGCCGCTCCTAACCTGATTCCAGAACTGAACGTGGATCTGTATAAAGCAGTGGAAACAGGAGATCTGGAAAAAGCAAAGGATGTTTTCTACAGGCAGTTTGATCTGTTGAAATTTATTGTCAGTAAAGGTTTGCCCAGAGCAGTCAAAGCAGGCCTGAATATTTTAGGGGAAGATGGTGGGAATCTAAGAAGCCCTTTAAAGCCTTTAACTGAAAAAGAAACACAAGAACTAAAACATATTCTTACAAATCTTAATTAA
- a CDS encoding TetR/AcrR family transcriptional regulator, with protein sequence MKKSEATRLNILQKAFELIYAKGYQTTSVDEIIATTQVTKGAFYYHFKTKDEMGLAIINELLKNNFKETFIEPLLNTENPLETIYRQVYGILMENDFLKVEYGCPTSNFTQEMAPWHVDFTKALNELSGRWENAIISCIESGKKLGTVKDHVNGKEVAVFVMSGYWGVRNLGKLENSKSVYLIYLKGLRTYFDSLQ encoded by the coding sequence ATGAAAAAATCAGAAGCTACCCGTCTGAACATCCTGCAGAAAGCCTTTGAACTGATCTATGCGAAAGGGTATCAGACCACCAGCGTAGATGAAATCATTGCGACCACACAGGTCACCAAAGGAGCTTTCTATTACCATTTCAAAACCAAAGATGAAATGGGCCTGGCGATCATTAATGAACTTCTCAAAAATAACTTTAAAGAAACTTTCATTGAGCCGCTCCTGAACACTGAAAATCCTCTTGAAACCATCTACCGGCAGGTATACGGTATTTTAATGGAAAATGATTTCCTGAAAGTAGAATATGGCTGCCCTACCTCCAATTTCACCCAGGAAATGGCTCCCTGGCATGTAGATTTTACAAAAGCACTAAATGAGCTCTCCGGGCGTTGGGAAAATGCTATAATTTCGTGCATTGAAAGCGGAAAGAAACTAGGAACCGTAAAAGACCATGTCAACGGGAAGGAAGTGGCTGTTTTCGTCATGTCCGGGTATTGGGGCGTCAGAAATTTAGGGAAGCTAGAAAATTCAAAATCAGTATATCTCATTTATTTAAAAGGACTTAGAACTTATTTTGATTCGCTGCAATAA
- a CDS encoding ATP-dependent DNA ligase, whose translation MKHFADLINALETTNKTNAKIDAIIDYLERAPDEDKVWFIALFTGKRPKRNVNTNYMKEWALEITKLPFWLFQESYSSVGDLGETLSLILPPPSEKIDRTLSQWMTDIVNLKDQSEGEKKEFVLQSWNGLDYTERLIFNKLLGGSFRIGVSDKTLINALTRFSSQESSTLMHSLMGKWIPGEVSFQELISAENINPDNSKPYPFCLAYPLEKELEELGSPDEWQIEYKWDGIRGQIIRRNDEVFIWSRGEELITEQFPEIKEVVQAMKGNFVLDGEILAVKDSNVLNFNELQKRLNRKTLTKKMLADIPIEVFVYDLLELEGTDLREKPMSARRAMLEELLLNESPEKIKLSQVISFEHWEALNIIREESREINSEGLMLKLKNSPYHAGRKKGDWWKWKVSPLTIDAVLIYAQKGSGRRSAYYTDYTFAVKNGDSLMTIAKAYSGLTDKEIMEVSKFVNKNAIEKFGPVRTVKAELVFEIAFEGIGFSSRHKSGVALRFPRIVRWRKDKTVDEIDELEEIKKLIQ comes from the coding sequence ATGAAACATTTCGCAGATCTCATCAACGCTTTGGAAACCACCAACAAGACCAATGCGAAAATAGACGCCATTATCGATTATCTGGAACGTGCCCCGGACGAGGATAAAGTATGGTTTATTGCCCTGTTTACCGGAAAACGTCCCAAAAGGAATGTCAATACCAATTATATGAAAGAATGGGCGCTGGAAATCACAAAGCTGCCGTTCTGGCTGTTTCAGGAAAGCTATTCTTCAGTAGGAGACCTGGGAGAAACCCTGTCGCTGATCCTGCCCCCGCCTTCGGAAAAAATAGACCGTACGCTTTCCCAGTGGATGACGGATATCGTTAATTTAAAAGATCAATCTGAAGGTGAAAAAAAAGAATTTGTACTGCAATCATGGAACGGACTGGATTATACAGAACGGCTGATATTCAATAAATTATTAGGAGGAAGCTTCCGGATCGGGGTTTCTGATAAAACACTGATCAATGCGCTGACCAGATTCTCATCCCAGGAATCCAGCACATTGATGCACAGCCTGATGGGAAAATGGATCCCCGGTGAGGTTTCATTTCAGGAACTGATCTCGGCAGAAAATATCAATCCGGATAATTCCAAACCTTATCCTTTCTGCCTGGCCTATCCGCTGGAAAAAGAGCTGGAAGAACTTGGCAGTCCTGATGAATGGCAGATAGAATACAAATGGGACGGAATCCGCGGCCAGATCATCCGCAGGAACGATGAAGTCTTTATCTGGTCAAGAGGTGAAGAGCTCATCACAGAACAGTTTCCGGAAATAAAAGAAGTGGTTCAGGCTATGAAAGGTAACTTTGTTTTAGATGGAGAAATACTTGCGGTAAAGGACTCTAATGTTTTAAATTTTAATGAATTACAAAAAAGATTAAACAGGAAAACTTTAACTAAAAAAATGCTGGCAGATATTCCGATTGAAGTTTTTGTTTATGATCTTTTAGAGCTTGAAGGAACTGATCTCCGGGAGAAACCCATGTCCGCCAGACGGGCCATGCTGGAAGAATTATTGCTGAATGAAAGCCCTGAGAAAATTAAACTTTCGCAGGTTATCTCTTTTGAACATTGGGAAGCCCTCAATATAATCCGTGAGGAATCCAGGGAAATCAACAGTGAAGGTTTAATGCTTAAGCTGAAAAATTCTCCTTATCATGCAGGAAGAAAAAAAGGTGACTGGTGGAAATGGAAAGTCAGCCCGCTCACTATAGATGCAGTCTTGATTTATGCCCAAAAAGGCAGCGGAAGAAGAAGTGCATACTACACTGATTATACCTTTGCCGTAAAAAATGGTGACAGCCTGATGACCATTGCAAAAGCGTATTCCGGGCTTACCGACAAAGAAATTATGGAAGTCAGTAAGTTTGTGAATAAAAATGCAATAGAAAAATTCGGCCCGGTACGAACGGTGAAAGCAGAGCTTGTATTTGAAATTGCCTTTGAAGGTATAGGATTCAGCAGCAGGCACAAAAGCGGTGTGGCGCTAAGATTTCCAAGAATTGTAAGGTGGCGGAAAGACAAAACTGTAGACGAAATTGACGAACTTGAAGAAATAAAAAAACTGATCCAATAA
- a CDS encoding thioredoxin domain-containing protein codes for MKKPVFYHAGCSVCVSAEHDIINLIGADNVEIVHLGNDRSKIEEAERAGVKSVPALVTPNGNVLHINFGASMEDVKK; via the coding sequence ATGAAAAAACCAGTTTTTTATCACGCAGGATGTTCCGTATGTGTAAGTGCAGAACATGATATCATTAACCTTATTGGTGCAGACAACGTAGAAATTGTGCACCTTGGAAATGACAGAAGTAAAATTGAAGAAGCAGAAAGGGCAGGAGTAAAATCTGTACCGGCACTGGTAACCCCTAATGGAAATGTTCTGCATATCAATTTTGGAGCATCTATGGAGGATGTAAAGAAATAA
- a CDS encoding ligase-associated DNA damage response exonuclease, protein MKLITFTSKGIYCPQGKFYIDPWRPVDLAVITHGHADHARWGMKKYLCHHYTKPILYQRIGPDIECQGAEYGEVLTINGVKISLHPAGHIIGSAQVRLEYKGYITVISGDYKVQEDGLSTPFELVKCNEFVTESTFGLPVYNWLDVPDLNQKLQTWVLKNRENAKTSVFIGYSLGKAQRIMKAVEGLGNIYVHYSIGKLNEAFESVGIDLPEYQIADFRENVKEVQHEIVIVPPALLDSNIIRKIPDAATAICSGWMQVRGARRWRSADAGFAMSDHADWKGLLQTVKATEAELVHVTHGQTEIFSKYLNEIGIKADVVQTQFGEDEEEAEKEIIENPEP, encoded by the coding sequence TTGAAACTAATCACATTTACAAGCAAAGGAATTTATTGTCCGCAGGGGAAATTTTATATTGATCCCTGGAGGCCTGTTGACTTAGCTGTCATCACACACGGACATGCAGACCATGCCCGCTGGGGAATGAAAAAATATCTTTGTCATCACTACACAAAACCTATTCTCTATCAAAGAATCGGGCCTGATATTGAATGTCAGGGTGCTGAATATGGCGAAGTACTTACCATCAACGGAGTGAAAATTTCACTGCATCCGGCCGGTCACATTATCGGTTCAGCACAGGTAAGATTGGAATATAAAGGCTATATCACTGTGATTTCCGGAGATTATAAAGTGCAGGAAGATGGTCTCAGTACGCCTTTTGAGCTGGTAAAATGTAATGAGTTTGTGACGGAAAGCACTTTCGGACTGCCTGTCTACAACTGGCTGGATGTTCCTGATCTAAACCAAAAGCTTCAAACCTGGGTGCTGAAAAACCGGGAAAATGCAAAAACATCTGTATTCATCGGTTATTCATTGGGAAAAGCACAGCGAATTATGAAAGCGGTAGAAGGTTTGGGAAATATATATGTCCATTATTCCATCGGAAAACTGAATGAAGCGTTTGAATCTGTCGGAATTGATCTTCCGGAATATCAGATTGCCGACTTCAGAGAGAATGTAAAAGAAGTCCAGCATGAAATTGTCATCGTTCCTCCGGCACTTTTAGACAGCAATATTATCCGGAAAATACCAGATGCGGCCACTGCCATTTGTTCCGGATGGATGCAGGTACGCGGTGCCCGAAGATGGCGAAGTGCAGATGCGGGATTTGCCATGAGCGACCACGCAGACTGGAAGGGATTACTACAGACCGTAAAAGCTACAGAAGCCGAACTGGTGCACGTTACCCACGGACAGACCGAAATATTTTCAAAATACCTGAATGAAATCGGCATCAAAGCGGATGTTGTACAGACCCAGTTCGGGGAAGATGAGGAAGAAGCTGAAAAAGAAATCATTGAAAATCCGGAGCCATGA
- a CDS encoding rhodanese-like domain-containing protein, with amino-acid sequence MKSLMFFCGIVLTIYVVYRIYRYQTLDDGLEKLIRKGAVILDVRTESEFKTGHIEGSVNMSLGTIRERYIELDSAKTYITVCSHGLRSVKAEHILKDRGFKHVYNGGAWSDLEEVIRK; translated from the coding sequence ATGAAAAGCCTCATGTTTTTTTGTGGAATCGTGCTTACCATTTACGTTGTTTACCGGATTTACAGGTATCAGACTTTAGATGACGGTCTGGAAAAGCTTATCCGAAAAGGAGCCGTTATTCTGGATGTACGAACTGAAAGTGAATTTAAAACGGGACATATTGAAGGATCTGTTAATATGTCTCTGGGAACCATCAGGGAAAGATATATTGAACTGGATTCTGCTAAAACCTATATCACCGTATGCTCTCACGGATTACGAAGTGTAAAGGCTGAACATATTTTAAAGGACAGAGGCTTCAAGCATGTATATAATGGCGGTGCGTGGAGTGATCTTGAGGAAGTGATCAGAAAATAA
- a CDS encoding pyridoxamine 5'-phosphate oxidase family protein, whose amino-acid sequence MSTQNLTHIEAIKKIQELSQNARICMFCTELETVPVNSRPMTLQETDDSGNLWFISSGTSNKNFEIKEDRRVQLFFMNNSDSQYLSVYGEASVYKDKATIEEKWSPMAKAWFDGKDDPDVTIIRVEPKETYYWDTKAGKLVSLFSFVASALTGIKTNNADGVEGNATV is encoded by the coding sequence ATGTCAACACAGAATTTAACCCACATCGAAGCCATTAAAAAAATCCAGGAACTCTCCCAAAACGCAAGAATATGTATGTTTTGTACGGAACTTGAGACGGTTCCGGTAAATTCCCGTCCTATGACGCTGCAGGAAACGGACGACAGCGGGAATCTATGGTTCATCAGCAGCGGAACCAGCAACAAGAATTTTGAAATAAAAGAAGACCGAAGGGTTCAGCTTTTCTTTATGAACAACAGTGACTCCCAATACCTTTCCGTGTACGGCGAGGCCTCTGTTTACAAAGATAAAGCTACCATTGAAGAAAAATGGTCGCCCATGGCCAAAGCATGGTTTGACGGAAAAGATGATCCGGATGTCACCATTATCCGCGTAGAACCCAAAGAAACCTATTACTGGGATACCAAAGCGGGAAAACTGGTCAGTTTATTCAGTTTTGTGGCTTCAGCGCTCACAGGTATTAAAACCAACAATGCCGACGGAGTGGAAGGTAATGCCACCGTATAA